Proteins encoded within one genomic window of Aphelocoma coerulescens isolate FSJ_1873_10779 chromosome 9, UR_Acoe_1.0, whole genome shotgun sequence:
- the LOC138114478 gene encoding phospholipase A and acyltransferase 1-like, translated as MAHGNRNPKPGDLIEIDRKVYQHWALYVGDGYVINVTPVDEGAPSLFVSTTSIFTRKAKVKKQLLKEVVGDDKWRVNNKYDRSRTPLPVEEIIQHAEEWIDREVPYDLVGSNCEHFVTMLRYGKGVSDQVRKAVIGTTAAAVGGILLAGVGIAVAKGLSNNTSRRERKY; from the exons ATGGCACACGGCAATCGCAACCCCAAGCCTGGGGACCTGATCGAGATCGACCGGAAAGTTTACCAGCACTGGGCCCTCTACGTGGGGGATGGATATGTCATCAACGTGACACCTGTAG ATGAAGGAGCCCCATCCCTGTTTGTCAGCACCACATCAATATTCACCAGAAAGGCCAAGGTGAAGAAGCAGCTCCTGAAGGAGGTGGTGGGAGATGATAAATGGCGTGTCAACAACAAGTATGACCGCTCCCGCACTCCTCTCCCAGTGGAGGAGATCATCCAGCATGCTGAGGAGTGGATTGACAGGGAGGTGCCATATGATTTGGTTGGCAGCAACTGTGAGCACTTTGTGACAATGCTCCGCTATGGAAAGGGAGTCTCTGACCAG GTCAGAAAAGCAGTTATTGGTactacagcagcagcagtaggaGGTATCCTTCTTGCTGGTGTTGGCATCGCTGTTGCGAAGGGCTTGTCTAACAACACAtccaggagagagagaaagtaCTAG
- the LOC138114476 gene encoding phospholipase A and acyltransferase 1-like produces the protein MAHGNRNPKPGDLIEIDRKVYQHWALYVGDGYVINVTPVDEGAPSLFVSTTSIFTRRAKVKKQLLKEVVGDDKWRVNNKYDRSRTPLPVEEIIQHAEEWIDREVPYDLVGSNCEHFVTMLRYGKGVSDQVRKALIGTTAAAAVGGILAVLGIAVVKGLSDNTSRRERKY, from the exons ATGGCACACGGCAATCGCAACCCCAAGCCTGGGGACCTGATCGAGATCGACCGGAAAGTTTACCAGCACTGGGCCCTCTACGTGGGGGATGGATATGTCATCAACGTGACACCTGTAG ATGAAGGAGCCCCATCCCTGTTTGTCAGCACCACATCAATATTCACCAGAAGGGCCAAGGTGAAGAAGCAGCTCCTGAAGGAGGTGGTGGGAGATGATAAATGGCGTGTCAACAACAAGTATGACCGCTCCCGCACTCCTCTCCCAGTGGAGGAGATCATCCAGCATGCTGAGGAGTGGATTGACAGGGAGGTGCCATATGATTTGGTTGGCAGCAACTGTGAGCACTTTGTGACAATGCTCCGCTATGGAAAGGGAGTCTCTGACCAG GTCAGAAAAGCACTTATTGGtactacagcagcagcagcagtaggaGGTATCCTTGCTGTTCTTGGCATCGCTGTTGTGAAGGGCTTGTCTGACAACACAtccaggagagagagaaagtaCTAG